From Curtobacterium sp. MCBA15_012:
CGGCCGGGTCGACCACGACGTCGACGGTGTCGTCCCAGGGCGACCCGTCGAGGACCCCGATCGTGAAGCGTCCCTCGCCCCGGACGGCTGCCGCGGTGAACGGACCCTCGCCGACCTCGGGCGTGACGAGGGCGTACGGCACGCGCTCGGGCACCCCGGTGGGCGCGACGAGGGCGTCGAGGAGCATCCCGGCGTCGGCGACGGTGCGGGTGATGGGTCCGGCGACGGCCAACCCGCCCAGGCCGCTCCGACCGGGCATCGACGGCACCCGGCCACGGCTCGGCTTCAGCCCGACGAGCCCCGTCGCCGCCGCGGGGATCCGCACGGAGCCGCCGCCGTCGGTGCCGACCGCGGCGGGCAGGAGTCCGGCCGCCACAGCGACCGCGGCCCCGCTCGACGACCCACCGGGCGCCCGCTCGGTGTCGTACGGGTTGCGGGTCACGCCGAACCGCGTCTCCGAGGACGAGGACATCCCGAACTCGGGCGACGACGTCTTGCCGAGGCTCACGGTCCCGGCCGCGGCGAGCGCCGACACGAGCGGGTGGTCGACGGTCGCGGGCACGACCGGGAGCGTGGTGGAACCGCTGCGGGTCGGGACGCCGGCGCGGTCGTACAGGTCCTTGTCGCCCGTGGGGATCCCCCACAGGGGTCGCGAGGTCGGGACGAGCTCGCCGAGCCGGGCGGCCCGGTCGCGCGCGTCCTCGGCGGTGACCGTGACGAACGCACCGAGCGTCGGGTCGAGCCGGGCGATCCGCTCGAGGTAGTGGTCGGTGACCTCGAGGGCGGTGGCGTCCCCTCGGCGGATCCAGTCCCAGAGCTCCTGGGCGGACAGGTGGTGGAGTGCGAACACGGTCCCCGAGCCTAGGCGCGGTCGGTGCCGAGGTGGGCGGCGAGGACGTCGCGGACCGTGGTCCAGTGCTCGTCGCCGTACCGGTCGTCGCGCACGTGGTGGAGCTCCCCCTCGCCGCTGAACATGGTGACGAAGTACTGCATGCCCTGCCACGCGGGGAAGGGGTCGGCGGGGTCGTCGGAGGACAGGCGGCGTCCGATGCGTGCCATCGCGGAGAGGGTGCCCGTGGTCCCGGCCCACTGCGTGCGGAACCGGGTGCCGGTGAGGCGCGACAGGGTGTCGGCGACGCTGCGTGCGGTGACGCGGTCGCCGGCGACCTCGACGACGCGCGGGGCCTCGTGGTCGAGGGCGACGTGCGCGGTGGTGCGGGCGACGTCGTCCTTGGTGGTGAAGTCGAGCACCTGGTCGGCGGAGGACCAGAACAGCACCCGGCGCCGTCCGAACAGGATCATCGGCGCCTGGCCCGTGAGCATGTCGGTGAACGCACCGTTCAACACCGAGGTCGCCCGGACCGGGGCGGCGTCGAGCGTGGCGGCGAACTCGCGGCGGAGCTCGAAGTTCCGGTTCGTCCCCGGGGTGGTGGACCGGTAGTCGGCGGAGTAGTCGGACGGCACGAACCGTCGCACCCCGGCGTCCACCGCGGCGCGGAGCAGCGCGGTCTGCGCGTCGACGATGACCGGTCGGGTGCCGCTGACCGCCGAGACGACGACGTCGACCCCGGCGAGCGCGGTGACGAGCGCGGCGTGGTCGTCGTAGGACGCCTCCACCACCGAGAGCCGCGACTCCCCCGCGGTGGGACCGTCCCCGCCGGCCTCGGCGACGAGCCGCGCCGCGGCGGGCGACGACGCCGAGCGGGTGAGCACGCGGACGTGGGCGTCGTGGGTGAGGAGGGCACGGACGATGCGCGTGCCGAGGTCGCCGGTGGCGCCGGCGACGAGGACGGTGGTGGTCATGTCCCCGACGGTACGCAGCCCGACCCGACGCGGGCCGGGCTTGCACCCTTCGGATGCACCCTGCACGGTGCGTCCCTCCGCCGGTCGTCCGGCGACGCGCGGCTTCCTAGCGTCGACGTCATGACGAACCGAACCGATCACCACACGAACAGGACGGGCCGGCCGACCACCGGGCCCGACGACACGACGGGCCGGCCGACCACCGGAACCGACCACACCGCCGACCCGGGCCTCCGGGGCCTCGTGGCCCGCCACCCCCTGCTGTCCTTCGCCGTCCTGGCCCTCGGTCTGAGCTGGCTCGCGTGGGTGCCGTACATCCTCAGCCCGCACGGCCTCGGTGTGTGGGACCTGCACTTCCCGGAGTTCCTCGGGACCGCGCAGTTCACCGGGATCCTGCCCGGCGCACTCCTCGGCCCGCTCGGCAGCGCGTTCCTCGTGACCGCCCTCGCCGACGGCCGTCCGGGTCTGCGTCGCTGGGTGGGGCGGCTGTGGCGCTGGCGGGTGTCGTGGCGCTGGTACGCCCTGGCCCTCGTCGTGGTGCCCGCGCTGGTCGTCCTGACCGGGCTGCCGTTCGCCGGCGGGCAGGTGCAGGCACCGAGCGCGCTGGCCCTGCTCGCGCTCGTCCCCGGGCTGGTCGTCCAGGTGTTCTCGACGGGCCTGTCGGAGGAGCCCGGCTGGCGCGACTTCGCCCTCCCCCGTCTGCAGGAGCGCTTCGGCCCGCTCGGGTCGGCGGCGGTGCTCGGCCCGCTGTGGGCGCTGTGGCACATGCCGCTGTACCTCAGCGACTGGGGCGGCTGGCCGGACGCGCACTGGAGCGAGCCGCTCGTGTTCGCCCTCTTCACCATCACCTTCAACGTCGTGATGACCTGGGTCTTCAACCGCACCGGCGAGAGCCTGCCGATCGCCCTGCTGCTGCACGTCGGGGTGAACAACACCATCTCGACGCTGTGGGCGGACATGTACCCGGGGATGACCGCGGGCACGATGATGCAGGGCCTGGCGATCGTCTCGACGGTGGCCGCGGTCGTGCTGGTGGTCGCCACCCGCGGGCGGCTCGGCTACCCGGGACCGTCGGGACCCCGGTCGGGAGGCGCGGATCACCTGCCCGGGTCGGCCGACGCCCGCCTCGTAGGATCGAACGATGGCACCCGCTGATCCCCGCGCCGGCCGGCGCACCGACGTCCTCGTCGCGGCCCTGACCGCGGTGGTGTCGCTCGGCCTGCTGCTCGGGCTGCCGCCCCTCGACGCCGCCGACCCGGACACGCTCGGCGCCCCGGTGACGGCCCCGCCGGTGGGCAGCGTGCCGTGGACCGTGTTCGCCCTCGTGCTCCTCGCCCAGTCCGCCGTGCTGCTCGCGGCACGACGGGCACCCCGGACCGTGCTGCTCCTCGTCGCGGCGCTCCCCCTGGTACCCGCGATCGCCGTACCGCAGATCGACGACCTGTTCGGGCTCACCGCGCTGCCGGTGGTCGTGGCGGTCGTCACCACCGCCCTCCGGGCCCCGCTGGTCCGCACCTGGCCGGCCCTCGTCGGCGCGGCCGTGCTCGTGGCCCTCGGCACCGGGTGGCACCGGGTCGCCGTCAGCAGTGGCCCCCACGGCGACGAGTTCGCCGAGGCGGTCCGTGACGGGGCCGGCCAGGGCGTGCTCCAGGCCCTCGGCGCCGTCGGCATCCCGCTCGTCGTCGCCCTGGTGGTCCGGTCCCGGCGCGAGGTCCGTGCCGCCCGCCGCGCGGAGGCCGAGGCCCGTGCGGTCGCCGCGGACGCCCGCACCGCCGAGGCCGACGCGCGTGCCGCCGAGGCCTCCGCGGCCGTCCGGGAGCAGGACGCCCGGGTCGACGCGGCCGTCTCCCGCGAGCGTGCCGCGATGGCCCGTGAGCTGCACGACATCGCCGCGCACCACCTGTCCGGGATCGCCCTCATGTCGGCGGTCATCGACCGGCAGATCGACGTCGACCCGGCCGGCGCGCACGAGGGCGTCCGCCAGGTCCGGGAGCAGAGCACCGCGGTGCTCGAGGACCTCCGCCGCCTGGTGGGGCTCCTCCGCGACGACTCCCCCGCCGAACGTGCCGTCGAGACCGTGACGGGCGTCGCCGACCTGGTCGAGCGCGCACGGTACCGTTCCGACGTGCACCTCGAGGTCCTGCCCGCCCCCGCCCGCGCGGCCGACGACGCGACCGCGAGGAGTGCGACCGGCGACGGGACACCACCGCTCGCCGACGGCGTCGGCCCGCTCGCGCAGCTCGCCGCCTACCGCACCGTCCAGGAGGCCCTCGCGAACGCCGCCCTGCACGCCCCCGGTGCGCGCGTGACCGTGACCGTGGACGACCGCGACGCCGACCAGCTGACGCTCCGCGTCGTGAACACGGCGCCCACCGCACCGGCGTCGGGGAGCACGGCAGCAGGCGGGAACGGCCTGCGTGGCATGCGTGAGCGAGCAGACCTGGTCGGGGCGCGCCTCCAGACCGGTCCGACCGACGACGGCGGCTGGGCGGTGACCCTCGTCCTGGGTCGCGAGCCCCGCTCCGAGGCGGAGGCGGGCCGGTGATCCGGGTCCTGGTGGCGGACGACCAGCCGCTCGTGCGCGCCGGGGTGTCGGCGCTGCTCGCGGCGGAGCCCGACGTCGAGGTCGTCGGCGTCGCGGCCGACGGCGGTGAGGCACTGGCCCTGGCGCGGAGCACGCGGCCCGACGTCGCGGTGCTCGACATCCGGATGCCGGTGCGGAACGGCATCGAGGTCGCCCGGGAGCTCTGCGCTCCCGGTGCCGACCCCGCGGTGCCCGTGCTGGTGCTGACGACGTTCGACCTCGACGACCTGGTGTTCGGCGCGCTCGAGGCCGGGGCGTCCGGCTTCCTGCTCAAGGACGCCGAGCCCGACGTGATCGTCGACGCGGTCCGGCAGGTCGC
This genomic window contains:
- a CDS encoding amidase → MFALHHLSAQELWDWIRRGDATALEVTDHYLERIARLDPTLGAFVTVTAEDARDRAARLGELVPTSRPLWGIPTGDKDLYDRAGVPTRSGSTTLPVVPATVDHPLVSALAAAGTVSLGKTSSPEFGMSSSSETRFGVTRNPYDTERAPGGSSSGAAVAVAAGLLPAAVGTDGGGSVRIPAAATGLVGLKPSRGRVPSMPGRSGLGGLAVAGPITRTVADAGMLLDALVAPTGVPERVPYALVTPEVGEGPFTAAAVRGEGRFTIGVLDGSPWDDTVDVVVDPAARAAVETAVRVLGEVGHGVEDLAMPRLPYADAFRVAWESSAAGLPRVPGIDLTQATPLVAWLVERGRALTATQVLDAMAALDAFSVGLVRAFDRFDAVLTPTLALTPRPLGWYGDDPEEDFRRQCAYSPWTSMANVSGLPAITLPVGATDAEHPDGAGLPMGVQLIGRPGGERVLLAIGAQLERRLRWQRRHPACW
- a CDS encoding NmrA family NAD(P)-binding protein, translating into MTTTVLVAGATGDLGTRIVRALLTHDAHVRVLTRSASSPAAARLVAEAGGDGPTAGESRLSVVEASYDDHAALVTALAGVDVVVSAVSGTRPVIVDAQTALLRAAVDAGVRRFVPSDYSADYRSTTPGTNRNFELRREFAATLDAAPVRATSVLNGAFTDMLTGQAPMILFGRRRVLFWSSADQVLDFTTKDDVARTTAHVALDHEAPRVVEVAGDRVTARSVADTLSRLTGTRFRTQWAGTTGTLSAMARIGRRLSSDDPADPFPAWQGMQYFVTMFSGEGELHHVRDDRYGDEHWTTVRDVLAAHLGTDRA
- a CDS encoding CPBP family intramembrane glutamic endopeptidase, yielding MTNRTDHHTNRTGRPTTGPDDTTGRPTTGTDHTADPGLRGLVARHPLLSFAVLALGLSWLAWVPYILSPHGLGVWDLHFPEFLGTAQFTGILPGALLGPLGSAFLVTALADGRPGLRRWVGRLWRWRVSWRWYALALVVVPALVVLTGLPFAGGQVQAPSALALLALVPGLVVQVFSTGLSEEPGWRDFALPRLQERFGPLGSAAVLGPLWALWHMPLYLSDWGGWPDAHWSEPLVFALFTITFNVVMTWVFNRTGESLPIALLLHVGVNNTISTLWADMYPGMTAGTMMQGLAIVSTVAAVVLVVATRGRLGYPGPSGPRSGGADHLPGSADARLVGSNDGTR
- a CDS encoding sensor histidine kinase, with amino-acid sequence MAPADPRAGRRTDVLVAALTAVVSLGLLLGLPPLDAADPDTLGAPVTAPPVGSVPWTVFALVLLAQSAVLLAARRAPRTVLLLVAALPLVPAIAVPQIDDLFGLTALPVVVAVVTTALRAPLVRTWPALVGAAVLVALGTGWHRVAVSSGPHGDEFAEAVRDGAGQGVLQALGAVGIPLVVALVVRSRREVRAARRAEAEARAVAADARTAEADARAAEASAAVREQDARVDAAVSRERAAMARELHDIAAHHLSGIALMSAVIDRQIDVDPAGAHEGVRQVREQSTAVLEDLRRLVGLLRDDSPAERAVETVTGVADLVERARYRSDVHLEVLPAPARAADDATARSATGDGTPPLADGVGPLAQLAAYRTVQEALANAALHAPGARVTVTVDDRDADQLTLRVVNTAPTAPASGSTAAGGNGLRGMRERADLVGARLQTGPTDDGGWAVTLVLGREPRSEAEAGR
- a CDS encoding response regulator transcription factor → MIRVLVADDQPLVRAGVSALLAAEPDVEVVGVAADGGEALALARSTRPDVAVLDIRMPVRNGIEVARELCAPGADPAVPVLVLTTFDLDDLVFGALEAGASGFLLKDAEPDVIVDAVRQVAAGNGTIDQSLTRRVLREFVSRRSLQPVTGDRAAEVLTARERDVLLLLAQGMSNEEIAAELVVEVSTVKSHLARMLPKLGVRSRLQAVVWAYQNRVVAVPEG